The DNA window ATAGCTGAAACTTCTCTTTCCTTTTCAAAGGACTCCTCCAGTCATGACAACAGGAATTTTTCAGGAGCATAAATTAATCCCTCCTCCAGATACTGTCAAGTAGCGTCTATGGTTTTTCATCATTTATAGCCTCCTTCTGTTACTATCTTGCTAAAATCCGCAAACCTGTTGAAAAGTTTTTTTATTCTGTATAAGAGGGCAAGCCTGTTTTTCCTTATTTCCTCCCTGGGGTCCATTACCAGCACTTTATCAAAGAAGTTGTCTATGGGTTCTTTCAGAGCTGAGAGACTGAGCAAATCCTGCGTGCCCTCAAGCCCCCTTAAGGCTTCCCAGAGCCTTTTCTCTTCCTCTTCAAGAAGCAGCCCTTCTTTCACCATACCTTCCCCCCATTCTGGAGGCAGTATCCTCACTACCCTCCTGTAGGCTTCAGCTATATGTTTAAATTCTTCCTCCTCCCTCAGGCTGGCAAGGGTTTTTACCGTGTTTATCACTTCGTAAGGTCTCAGCGGATTTTTAACTTCAAGAACTGCCCTCACAAGGTCATAGCCATAGGGGTCAAGGTAAGCTTCAAGCCTTGCTTCAAGAAACTTTCTAACATCCTCATGGGACCCTTCAAGAAGTTGAGAAAGGTCCACATCCCAGCCAAAGGCATCTATTATGGCAAAGAGCCCATGGGCAAGTCTTCTCATACCATAGGGGTCTGAGCTTCCGCTGGGAGACTCACCCACAGCCATGAAGGTGCTAAGGCTATCAAGCCTGTCCGCAAGGGAGAGCACCGCAGAAATATGGCTGGAGGGCAGTGGGTCTGTTGGACGCACAGGAAGGTAATGCTCATAGATAGCAAGGGCAACCTCAGGGTCTTCGCCCTGCCTCAAAGCGTAAACATACCCCATGTATCCCTGAAGCTCATCAAACTCCCTCACCATCTGCGTCAGAAGGTCTGCCTTGCATAGCTGGCTTGCCCTCTCTATCTTTCTCTTCTTTTCTTCAGACAGCCCAAGGAGGTCCGCCAGCTTCATGGCAAGGGCTCCAACCCTTCTTACCTTCTGGAGCATACTGCCAGCCTTTGGATGGAAAAGGACTTCAGAAAGCCCGGGAACAAGCTCCTCAAGGGGCCTTTTGAGGTCCTCTCTGTAGAAGAAGAGGGCATCCTCAAGCCTTGCCCTAATCACCTTCTCGTAGCCTTTTACTATCACCCCATCCCTGGGATAGTTGTTGCTTATGGCTATGAAGTAAGGTAGGAGTTTACCCTCCTTCTCCACACAGAAGAACCTCTGATGGTGTGCAAGGACGGTCATTATGACCCTGTCTGGAAGCTCAAGGTAGCTTTCATCAAACTTCCCTACCACCGCAAAGGGGAACTCCACTAGGTTTGTTACCTCCTCCTCCAGACCCTCGGGATATAGAGGCCTTCCGCCAAGGGCATAGGCTTCATCCTGAAGGAAGGCAAGCACCATGCCAAGCCTCTCCCTGTAATCTGCAATCACGTAGTTGTTCCTTAGAACCTCCATATAATCTCCTGCCCTCTTCAGTTCTATTGGTCCTGGGGATAGAATTCTGTGGCCGAGGGTGAACCTGCCTGCCTTTACCCTTCCAAAGGAGAAGGGCAGAACTTCATCACCGTAGAGGGCGCATATCCACCTGATGGGTCTTGAAAATCTGAGGTTTGAGGAATCCCATCTCATGGTTCTCGGAAAAGGGGCAGACTGGAGAAGCTCCTCAAACTGCTGAGAGAGTCTTTCAAGAGGTGAGACTTCCCTTACCCTTCTCCTTATGGCGGTGTAGAGTCCCTCACCTTTATGAAGTTCAACAAGGTCCTCCATGTCTGCCCTGTTTCTTTCAAGAAAGGCAAGGAGCGCTCTTGTGGGCTTTCCCTCCTCATAGGCCACCTTGACGGGTGGACCGTAGATAATTTCCTCTCTCTCTGGGGCAATGTTTTCAAGGTTTTTTACAAAGAAGGCAAGCCTTCTGGGTGTTGCGAAGGCCTGTATATCGTGCCTGTGTAGAATCTGGGAAAGCCTCTCCTTCATATAGTTCAGAGCAGACAGTATAACACCGGCGGGCAGCTCCTCAGTTCCTATTTCTATAAGAAGGTCTTTCATACTATTCCCCCATAAGAGAAAGAGCTTGTGCAATGTTGGCAAAGTAAGTGTTGGGGAATTTCTCCTCAATCTTTTTCAGAAGAGCCTGTGCTTCCTGCGTCCTTCCCTCTTTCCTGAGCACCTGTGCCTTGAGCAGAAGGGCGCTCACATAGTTAAAATCTTCTTCCCTAATACCTTCCAACTCTCTAAGAGCCTCCCTGTTTTTGCCCTTCTTGAAAAGCTCATAGGCATACCTTTCCCTGTATAGGGATTGGAGCTCTCTGTCCTTCAGGCTCTTCACTACTTCATGAGCAACAGCCTCTTCATTAACCTTCACATCCTTTGTGTGTTCTGCCATGTATAGCTCGTAGGAGAGGAAAAGAGACCTGAAGGAGCTATCCTTTGAGGAAGCTGAATCTATCAGCTCCTTTGCCTTCATGTAGTTCCCCGCTTGCAGGAGTTTTCTTATTTCATACTCCTTGTATGCAAGCTCCTGAAGTTTGCGATTTGTGTAACTTTTCCAGAGAAGGAAAGCGCCCACAAGAATAAGGGGAAGGATTAAGAAAGCACCTACTCTGAGAATTATATCCCTCATTAACAAAATTATACACTCACAGGCTGTGGTCTGAGCCTGCTCTTAATGTCAAAGACCAGTGCGCTGGCCACAAAGATAGAAGAGAGCGTGCCCACCACAACGCCCACCACAAAGGCAAACATTATGTTGGAAAGGGCAGGACCTCCAAACAGGAAAAGGGTAAGGGATACTACAAAGGTGGTAAGGGAGGTCATCAAGGTTCTCGCAAGGGTCTGGTTTATGGAGGTGTCTATAAGCTCTCTGAAAGGTGTTCCCTTTCTTATGCGCAGGTTTTCCCTTATCCTGTCAAAGACAACCACCGTATCCGATACAGAATATCCTGCCACTATGAGGAGTGCTGCCACCACATCAAGGTTAACCTCCCTCTGGGTTATGGAGTAAGCTCCCACCACTATAAGCACATCATGAGCCAGAGCAACTATGGCGCCCAGTGCCCAGAGAGGCTCAAACCTGTATCCAAGATAGAGGAGTATGCCACCAATGGCTACAAGCATTGCCCATATGGCTTTCTGACGCAGTTCTGATGTTATTATACCCCCTATGCTCTCAGACCTTATGAGTTCATATTTAGAAAGCTTTTTCAGTTCCTCAAGGGCTCTTTCTGAAGGGTCTCCGAGCCTGAGCTTTACAATAACCGTCCCCTGAGCGGTGTCCTGAACCTGAAAGTGGGAGTAGCCCGCACCTTCCAGAAGCTTTCTCACATCTCCCACCTTCACAGGCTTTTCAAACTTCACCTCAAGAACACTTCCTCCTGTAAAGTCAAGCCCCAGGTTAAGGCCCCTGTAGGCAAGGGATAGAAGGCTCAGTAGCAAAAGGAGGAGGGAGACAAGGTATGCATAATACCTGAGGCTTATGAAAGGTATGCTTTTCATGTTTATAATTGTAGCATGCTTTATCTTCTGGCTCTGCTGGTGCCAGTTCTCTATTTTTTTAATCTTGGTGCCTTTCAGGTCTGGTCTCCCAACGAAGCCTTCTATGCAGACTCTGCACGCAGGATGCTCCAGAGTGGAGACTTCATAACACCCTACTACAACGGAGAGCTGAGGCTCAACAAGCCACCCATGACCTACTGGCTTGTGGCTACTGGATACTCTCTTCTGGGTGTTAACGAGTGGGGTCTCAGGCTCATGCATGCTCTCCTCGGACTGGGGACGGGGTTGATAACAATGCTAATGGCGAGGGAGCTCACAGGGAGCTGGAGAATTGGGCTTCTGAGCTTTCTTGTCCTTACCCTTTCTGTGCAGTTCTTTGCCAACTCTCAGTATGCATCTCCGGAGGTGCCCTTTACCCTCTTCATAACACTGAGCCTATACTTCTGGCTTCTATACTACAGAAGGGGGGTTTTCCTCCTTCTCCCTCTTGCCTTTCTTTCTTCTTCCCTTGCCATGCTTGTGAAGGGTCCTGCTGGCTTTGTGCTGCCAGCTGGTGTGGTCTTTTTTTACCTGCTCTTTACAAACCCTGGGGAGCTTCTCAGGCTCAGGTATTATATGCTTAGCCTTCTGGCCATAGTGCTGGGTCTGTGGTGGCATGTATATCAGATATTTACAAAGGGAAGCCTGTTCTGGGAGGTCTTCTACAGGGAAAATCTCAGGCGTGTGTATCATGGTGATGAGCCTTTTTACTTTTATCTTGCTGACCTGAATGTGAGCTTTCTGCCCTACTCCATACTCTTCTTCCCCGCCCTTGTATGGGTAGTCCTCAGGGTGAGGAGAGAATACGCTTTTCCTCTTGTGTGGTTTGCCTTTGTGTATGGACTTTTCAGCCTTGTAGCCCAGAAGATACCCGTGTATGTGCTTCCTGCCTTTCCTGCCCTTGCCATAATCACCTCTGGCTTCTTGATTTCTGAGGAGTGGGGAAGGGTTAAAAAAGCTCTGTCTCTGTCTGTTTCAGCCCTTGTGGTGCTCTTACTTTTTGCTGGCGTGCTTTTCTTCTCGCTCAGTCCTCTGTTGCTTCTTCTATTGCCCCTTCCTCTTCTTCTATTTCTGAGAGATTTCAGACTTTCTCCGGCAATGGCAGGTCTTCTGTTGATAGTATTTCTCAAGCTGGGGCTTCTGCCAGAGCTCGAAGAGAAAAGATGGGTCAGAGAGCTTGGAGAGTTTATAAGGAGGCTTGACCCTTCTGCAGTTAAACCAACTTACGAGGTGGGGCACTTTCACCATAGCCTACCCTTCTATGCGGAGAGAAGAATAATAAGGGACAGACAGCCAGAGGCAGGCTCGCTTGTAATTTTCAGGCTTGGGTCCTTTGAGGGCTGTAAGCCAGTAAAAACCTTCAGGCTCTACACAGGTTCAGAAAGCAGGCTCTTCAGGTTCCTCATGGATGCCCGCGGGGATAAAAGATTTGAAGACTTTGGCGTCTGCCTTTACTGACCGGGCACCTGAATCACTATAAACTCTGCCCTTCTGTTGGTAAGCCTACCAATGGGTGTGGCGTTGTCCGCTATGTATCTTTCCTTTCCAA is part of the Aquificaceae bacterium genome and encodes:
- the glyS gene encoding glycine--tRNA ligase subunit beta, translating into MKDLLIEIGTEELPAGVILSALNYMKERLSQILHRHDIQAFATPRRLAFFVKNLENIAPEREEIIYGPPVKVAYEEGKPTRALLAFLERNRADMEDLVELHKGEGLYTAIRRRVREVSPLERLSQQFEELLQSAPFPRTMRWDSSNLRFSRPIRWICALYGDEVLPFSFGRVKAGRFTLGHRILSPGPIELKRAGDYMEVLRNNYVIADYRERLGMVLAFLQDEAYALGGRPLYPEGLEEEVTNLVEFPFAVVGKFDESYLELPDRVIMTVLAHHQRFFCVEKEGKLLPYFIAISNNYPRDGVIVKGYEKVIRARLEDALFFYREDLKRPLEELVPGLSEVLFHPKAGSMLQKVRRVGALAMKLADLLGLSEEKKRKIERASQLCKADLLTQMVREFDELQGYMGYVYALRQGEDPEVALAIYEHYLPVRPTDPLPSSHISAVLSLADRLDSLSTFMAVGESPSGSSDPYGMRRLAHGLFAIIDAFGWDVDLSQLLEGSHEDVRKFLEARLEAYLDPYGYDLVRAVLEVKNPLRPYEVINTVKTLASLREEEEFKHIAEAYRRVVRILPPEWGEGMVKEGLLLEEEEKRLWEALRGLEGTQDLLSLSALKEPIDNFFDKVLVMDPREEIRKNRLALLYRIKKLFNRFADFSKIVTEGGYK
- a CDS encoding tetratricopeptide repeat protein; translated protein: MRDIILRVGAFLILPLILVGAFLLWKSYTNRKLQELAYKEYEIRKLLQAGNYMKAKELIDSASSKDSSFRSLFLSYELYMAEHTKDVKVNEEAVAHEVVKSLKDRELQSLYRERYAYELFKKGKNREALRELEGIREEDFNYVSALLLKAQVLRKEGRTQEAQALLKKIEEKFPNTYFANIAQALSLMGE
- the secF gene encoding protein translocase subunit SecF; the encoded protein is MKSIPFISLRYYAYLVSLLLLLLSLLSLAYRGLNLGLDFTGGSVLEVKFEKPVKVGDVRKLLEGAGYSHFQVQDTAQGTVIVKLRLGDPSERALEELKKLSKYELIRSESIGGIITSELRQKAIWAMLVAIGGILLYLGYRFEPLWALGAIVALAHDVLIVVGAYSITQREVNLDVVAALLIVAGYSVSDTVVVFDRIRENLRIRKGTPFRELIDTSINQTLARTLMTSLTTFVVSLTLFLFGGPALSNIMFAFVVGVVVGTLSSIFVASALVFDIKSRLRPQPVSV
- a CDS encoding glycosyltransferase family 39 protein → MLYLLALLVPVLYFFNLGAFQVWSPNEAFYADSARRMLQSGDFITPYYNGELRLNKPPMTYWLVATGYSLLGVNEWGLRLMHALLGLGTGLITMLMARELTGSWRIGLLSFLVLTLSVQFFANSQYASPEVPFTLFITLSLYFWLLYYRRGVFLLLPLAFLSSSLAMLVKGPAGFVLPAGVVFFYLLFTNPGELLRLRYYMLSLLAIVLGLWWHVYQIFTKGSLFWEVFYRENLRRVYHGDEPFYFYLADLNVSFLPYSILFFPALVWVVLRVRREYAFPLVWFAFVYGLFSLVAQKIPVYVLPAFPALAIITSGFLISEEWGRVKKALSLSVSALVVLLLFAGVLFFSLSPLLLLLLPLPLLLFLRDFRLSPAMAGLLLIVFLKLGLLPELEEKRWVRELGEFIRRLDPSAVKPTYEVGHFHHSLPFYAERRIIRDRQPEAGSLVIFRLGSFEGCKPVKTFRLYTGSESRLFRFLMDARGDKRFEDFGVCLY